agtttttctctggctgctttaaCTTTGTGTTCAGAAAATACTTTAGGTTTGTTCGACTTGAAGCAGTACTGCACAGACTGACTGGTCTATGACATCAAGAGAGCTATTCTCTAATCACTCTCACTgcactttgatgtcatacaccgatcggtctgtgcagcaatgccaagtcgaacaagcctttTTACTGTGTCAGAAGAAgtcatgacagaataacatcaCATGAAGATGGCTGTTAGTTAATGTCATCGTGAAGTGATCTGATTCACTGATCACATCTAAAGTCTAATAACTGATCAGAGGTGTGTTTTGTTATTAATAGTTTAAATATTGTGCTACTGACCATGTGATACTATTGACAATCAGAtattgtaaaagaaaaaaaaaaaaaaaaaatgaaaccatatTGTGAGCATGAGGTTATTATCTAAGGTGTCATTTAGACACTTCAACAATCAGCATATGAAACTCAACAATGATGACATGCCTCATGCTGCAGTGCATGAtgtttcccagcatgcattgcagcatgaataaattatgaagctgaattattttactatttatGTTTCAATTTGTTGAGGTTTGTATGATGAGTGTTGATGTCAAAGTGTGTGTCTACTTTTACCCAAGAGATTGGCTTTTTTTGGAAGATCTCACAGATCttacaagtgtttttttttttttttttttttttacaagggctgagattattttatttattaatccttcaatgtcataatttatgtcagtcttataaaaaaaacaaacagttatTTAACCCACTTTAATGCAGTTAATGTCTTTTGATCAATCTCTTTCTTTACCAATGCACAAATATTATCTAAAAAACATggtttactcatcctcaagccatcctaggtgtatatgactttcttgtttctgacgaagacaatcagagaaatattaataaatattagaattataatggaagtgaacggggtcaatgagtatgagctgaagaaagtgctttcaTCCCAAAattgtactccacacggctccagggtttaataaaggccttctgaagcgaagcattgtgtttgtgtaagaaaaatattaatatttaaacaacTTACAAAGTCAAATATTGAGCTTCCAACAgactgccttctgtattcaacatacaaagaaagtgtaaactggcatcacgtcagttacactttttccgtaagttgaataggaaaGGCATAGGCATAGAATAAGCATTGTGAACCGCAGGAGTTTTACACGTAAGTTGAAAACGttggcggtctggcggaagctagatattttacttcataacattttttacacaaacgcatcgtttcacttcagaaaggCCTTTTATTAACCCTGTGTGGAGCACAAATTTATGAtcgatggatgtggatggaggcaatttcttcagctcatactagtgaccccattcactgccattataaaactcggatgcatcaggatatttatgaatatttcttcagttgtgttcatcagaaagaagaaagtcatttacacctggatgtcttgagggagagtaaagcttgggcttattttcatttgaaagtgaactaatcctttaagcctaCTAAACTGTGAGGCTTTGTCGAACTCTGAAACAGTTGAAGCAAATGTCCCGTAATTCGACACCCTAGTGGTTACTTGTTGATCTGAAACACCCTTGACAACAATTCAGACAAGCATTGAGGAATTATAACTTGCTTGTTGTTTGTATAAAACAAAGAAGAGTGTGGGGGAGTAGATAGTTTTCTCGACTGGCATGCTGCCGccttgttttattaatatagaAGGTCATTTTAATGTTTCAATCACCAAAATGTTTGTAAAACGTTCTTAGAACACAAATGTGTTAGCTGCAACGGTACTTCTGACATCACTATGAAACACATAAAAACGTGTCAAACACATGAAACCGTTTTCCATTtttcattcacactaatgactgTCTCTCTTTTGTTCCAGATTCAGGTCTGTCAGCTGTTGTAGCAGGAATATGTGCTGCTGCTGTTCTGCTGCTGGTGTCTGTAGCTGCAGCTGCTGGTGTGACTTACTATTGCAGACGTCTTTACAACAAGATTCCTACAAATGATGATTCCAAATGATCCATTGTTTTCCAAAAATACCTTATGATaaagcactttttaaaaaattatgtaaCAAACTAAGAGAAACCtaataaaaacatgtaaaaataaaagacaaaataacCTGGTGTCAGAAGTGTGCACATCTTAATACTTGGTTTGAAACACCTTTTGCTTTTAATTCAGCAGCCAGTCTTTTTGAATACTTTTATCAACTTAGCACATCTTGATTTGTTAATGTTTACCACTCTTCCTTGTAAAAGAGCTCCAGATTGATCATATTGCGGGGATCACCTGTCTATAGCCCTCTTCAAGACATTCCTCAAATTGGATTTAGGTCTAGTCTCAGAATGGGCCTTTCCAAATTGTTCTTCTTCCACTTCTGAAACCATTCTTTTATTGACTTTTAATGACATTCTTTTTCATCCTCAAATTTTTAATGGAGGCCAGATTTTGTACCAAATGGTCTGGGAACTATCTGTGTGGTTGGTAATTTGGTTTCATCAGAccacaaaatcaaaatttaagtcaaaatttagattttttttttgttgttgttgttttttttttgccatggcACGGATGATTTTATATCATCGATAATCAGCATCACTTAAATAATAACCGGAGAATTTGAATTACTGGTCAGTAAAGTTTAAATGAGGTTGGTTAATTCCTCAACATCCCACATTATAAAAGGATGTGCACACTTATGCAACCAGATACTTTTAGGTGTTTTTTGCAATCATTTTTAATATTCAATTaaaggtggaaaaaaaaaatctgatatcATCTGCAATTTTAAGAATTACTggattttctttattttttttacttttttttactaGTCTGCTTGTCCAACTGCTGGGTGTTCAGTTGACTAAAATGTGCCTTCAAAACTGTACTGGTTTTATACCTCAAGACTGTCACTGTATCACTGTATCTTAtatatatcttatatatatatatatatatatatatatatatatgtaatgtatAATGATCTAGAACTGTACTTGACTGTTACAGAATGCAGCAGTTTTCTGGAAGATACaattccattcatttttttctacAGAGAAACAGATTTTAAACAAttctaaataaaacaaactaatGCTGTGTAAGGTATGTTTGAAATTTAATTAATGGATTAGaattatttttgtgaaatcTCTATGATCAAAATAAATGGGAAAAGTATTTCCAAAAGCCCCTGGAAAATTGTTCTTTCACTGTTGCACTCTTTAGAACTATAAAGAACTAATAAACAAATGTTTAGAACTAACTTTTTGTTATGATGTGCACATTATTTACACTCTGTGGGTAAATGCTATAAATTCacaaaatgtcaattttttgTCTGTAATTAAAGGTTAATTTTATACTCTTGGGGTAAGATGCCTCCAGTGTACTACTTACAGGGCtttttataaaaattacaattgGTGGAGTTAATTAGTTAGAAACTAGTTGTTATGAATACAGGAGCCATCAGTTGTCTTCTTATGAAAGACCTGTTTGTCATTCAGTCAGtgtcagtgttgctgatgcaaaaCAGGCCCTTCGTTAGCAAACACCAAGTAACCACATTAGGATACAATTATGAGTCATTCGCAAACATTAAACTATTGGTTACTTTTAAACTAACCTTCATTTTGGAGATCACAGGGATATGTGATCTGTTAAAGGAttttaataatacttttaaataaacttggATAAGATTATTaaagttactgtagtatgacgcagagcagggccgagtgcTGTGGGAACagaaacgaggccgctggaATGATTGTTGATGAGAGACGAGCGTGACACACATTGTACTAAGGCGTCTTTGATGTTGATCTATAccttcaccattacactgagtcagtgtaatggtgaaggTATAGATCAAATAGGCCAATTGATGGAAGGTTTCAaagaaatttcatgctcccttgtaaaagtattttgtagtatttttaaaatttattttgatacatggtgtggcagctgtattttgttgtttattttgatacatttaaaattaaggtatttggtattttattatagaatacattttgatgtatttttgccgAACCCTGGGTGCAAGActgtaaacagaaaaaaaaaaaaaaattgcattaaatgagacagaaaaaattaaatatttgcaaagATGAATGCATAAAAGTTCatgcatagttcacccaaaataatGTCATTCCACTCCTGTAACACttttgttaaatttttaaaatacaagtgAAATAATTGAAAGAGAAGACTGTTTtgttattaattcatttaaatattatgctatatatatatatctgtgttttgttgttgttgttgttgttatttaacagtgtttaaaatgaaatgtgtttGGTTGCATCAAAGTTAGAGACAGTTTGGTTGAAATTGGCCTGCATGCATGATATGGGGAAGTGACACTAATAAACGCACATACTGTAttgtcattttattaataaatgtaaaaaaaagaaaaaaagaagagacatttttgctgttgttgttgttgtttttgcatttaaatttcACGTTTGATACTGTCATAGCTACATTTTATTTGGAGCCAACTGGAGTCAATGGAGGGAGGAGCCACGGAGGAGTCCTGATTGATGACACCAGGGGGATAGCGATGGAGCTGTAGAAGTGGAGTCCACTTCTAATCGAGAACACATGTGACAGATGGGACCACGATGAGCTTTCAAGGTCGAGCCAGGGTACCAGAGgcctgtttttttcttttttctttctttttttgtgtacGATGATAAAACTGCTTTGTTGTTTATCAATGCATAATGTGGTGGACATTAAAAACGTAATACAAGCAACAGTAATAGTGATAACTGCCTAAGCAAATACTACATTACATGAATCGTTTATTGTGTGGGAATACTCACCTCTAGCGGTATAATGCTGTTACAGTACATGCTTTTTTTAGTTCTAGGCTACTTTTAACTTCCGCAAGTCAAATGCGATGATGTATATGTGACAGAACAGAATCGCTATTAGGCTATGTTAACCAGATCTGCACTAATTTTTCAGAAGAACAGCAGTGTAAATGAATCGCCCCTTTGTTTTTCTCACAGTGTATGTTTCGCTCGTGCATGGTAAGACATTTATTTGTTACAATCCCCTTTTCCGGTCTAAAACAAATGGCGCATGTGTTTATTTTACCATCTATCATTTTTCTAGCGAAGGAAATGCATGTATTAATTAGTAGTAACGGTTTCAAGTAGCCGGGAAATTAGGATGACACGTTGTTATAGAAATAGGAAGGGCCTATTATTTCGATTCGCTCTTTTAAATATAGAtgataaatacaattttattttatagtcgTCCCTAATTCAGGTGTTGACAAcgaacatttgttttgttccTGGAACCTCctcagcactttttttttttgtatgtgtagATTGTAGATTGTGTGTGTTCACAGAACTATTCACTGTTCATTTCTTCTTCAGGTTTGTTTGGTGTTGATAGAGATGAAGTGtcagtgtcagtgatggagggagattcagtcactctaaacactggtgttaaaacaaaacaagatattAAATGGTATTTTAATAGCATTCGCATTGCTGAAATCACtggaaatgtcagttatagttGTACAGATGTGCAGTGTAATGAAGTTAatgagagattcagagacagactgaagctgaatcatcaaactggatctctgaccatcacaaacatcagAACTGAACATGATGGACTTTATCATCTAGAGGtcatcagcagcagcatcaTCAGTGAAAAGATCTTCGTTATTTCTGTCCATGGTGAGtcatttattcaattattaaaggtgccgtagaacgtgttttcaaaagatgtaatgtaagtctaaggtgtcccctgaatgtgtctgtgaagtttcagctcaaaataactgcctattttggggcatcattaaatatgcaccgatttaggctgcggcccctttaaatcttgtgctccacaccccaagagctcacgcttgccttaaacagcataaacaaagttcacacagctaatataaccctcaaaatggatttttacaaagtgttcatcatgcagcatgtctaatcgcttaagtatagtatttatttggatgtttacatttgattctgaatgagtttgaggctgtgctccgtggctaacggctaatgctacactgttggagagatttataaagaatgaagttgtgtttatgcattatacagactgcaagtgtttaaaaatgaaaataatgatatctctgtgaatacagtaagaaacgatggtaactttaaccacttttaatagtacattaacatgctaatgaaacatttagaaagacaatttacaaatatcactaaaaatatcatgttatcatggatcatgtcagttattattgctccatctgccatttttcgctattgttcttgcttgcttacctagtctgatgattcagctgtgcacagatccagacgttctgctcttgtctaatgccttgaacatgagctggcatatgcaaatattgggggcgtacatattaatgatcccgactgttgcgtcacagtcggtgttattttcgcctgttcttctgaggttttttaaacaaattagatttacataggaaggagaaaacaatggagtttgagactcactgtatgtcatttccatgtactgaactcttgttatttaactaaattttattccacccactgaagcagtgttaaagttaatgagataattaagtgattaattgagtgatgattgagcattattgaagacacctgatgataaaaagcagaatcaccaaaggagaaaatcacaatttttaagataCCATCATTGAGgtcagggtttgctttagttgagctcttgacccttgacttttaaATATCAGGTTTGGGTTATTGTAACAGGGTTATAACAGTCAGATAAGTAAAGAACAAAGATGATCAGATGGTAGTTATGTTTTCatgtaatcattatttgatctgactcactgaactcatttagagctcaatctctgagttagatttacattattgattacagcagcactgtgattctacagcacaagatcagctttatcaatacaattttttttttttttttgaaagttgttcttatcacacacacacacacacacacaaaaaaatttgtTTAGGCACACACGGACATCAAATATCAGCCTATGAATCTCAACGAcagtgacaagcaacatattctgatcaacagatcaactctgaacattagaaaacaagctactaaaaagtcacagaaaaacagcaaaatttaaatagtgagaataaagaaaatcataatttattcatgcagcaatgcatgatgggaggcatggatgaattttgattggtggctcccagaatgcactgcaacatgctttatgatggccaccactgttgagattcacaggctgattcttgatctctgtgtttaaataaaattatttcttttttaaatcagaactttaaaaaaaattggattggtaaagctgatcttctgttgTAGAAttacagttctgctgtaatcaataatatACAGtaggtacggaaagtattcagacccccttaaatttttcactctttgttatattgcagccatttgatAAAATcaattaagttcatttttttcctcattaatgtacacacagcaccccatattgacagaaaaacacagaattgttgacatttttgcagatttattaaaaaagaaaaactgaaatatcacatggtcctaagtattcagaccctttgctgtgacactcatatatttagctcaggtgctgtccatttcttctgatcatccttgagatggttctacaccttcatttgagtccagctgtgtttgattatactgattggacttgattaggaaagccacacacctgtctatataagaccttacagctcacagtgcatgtcagagcaaatgagaatcatgagaaTCATCTAGGAGGGGTTCTTTATCACAATCATCACAATTGATGTTtatcaatcatcacttaatttaTCACTCAATTATCTCATTGTCTTTAACACcgctcgacctaggacggtgacacaaaacaaaacgttgcaattttctaagcgtgtaaaatggataactatattgtatggcggaataccatagcaagtgctcgggagcactttgacttggcgcagtaatatcttcactcatgaaaagtcctctcaccggcccccgctccctctcctccttcactcgtgagaggacttttcacgagtgaagatattactgcgccaagtcaaagtaactgtatttaaatagggaaaacgtggaggtgtttggtagcttctctgcttggcccctattgaatgaactgggctaagtgctaacaaagtttcgccgcaagacagagtgatttagtgcacgcactgagacgagagaggtatgtatcaactcgtcttagttaagggaataacatagtttcaTATGAAAAAAcagtggagtatccctttaacgattgtaaggccgattatgaatgtaaattgatacttatgactgatggCGCTTAAACGCATCttgtcagagccagttgcgttcagtcagTGATTACAATtgatgttcaaattccatgtgtaagtatttaaatctgcttcagttgcaggaaacaatcgctgtgtgttgagctcagtcttagaatgttttagatagtcattaaatgtgtgcccggctttagATGATAAATGCATGAATAACTTTTTCTAAATCTTTCTGGGATAAAAACAACTTAATCTTAGAGATCATCAGTTGAATGTATGCAGTTTAATGTCTCAATGTATTGTACTAGTTAAAGCAAAGtacaaattgaaaataaaaaagagatcatgagatttaaattttaaacTACCTAAACTACTTTCATCAAAGTAGTCAGATATAAGAGCTGAACACACTCTACAGTGgtaatcaaatatttttaaggaaGTTCTTCCTAACTGTTCCAGAAGTTCATACAGATGTGTTGCACTTGTAGATAACTTTGTTTTATACCattacttacagaaaaaaaaaaaaaactcttagaTCTACAAtatgttttcagtttttatgcaatttaaacatttctttaaCCTTTTATAGTACCGCTTTCTTTTGTGACATTTCATTCACTGGACGTGTCATGTCAGGTCAGGCATGAAGATGAGGAGAGGCAACATGGATTTTCTtagaattatatattttttaatgattttttaaaattttactttattaaactaaacaaaaataaagataatCCACAGCAGGAAACTCGCAACATGGTGTGAGAACACAGCACCAGACAAATAACTGAACAGACTGAGTGCAGTAAATACACAGACAGACGATAACTAATCTAAAATAATGTACAATGTAAACATTAACTATGACAACAAATGAGTGATGggaacaaatgaaaacaaaacacagaaaacaaaatgatCCCAACCGTTCACTCAGAACAAACATGGGAAAATTTTAACCCCTTAATACCAATTCAGTGTTACATTTTACAGCCTGTAGTGTTCACAGTGAGTAGTGGGCTAAACCATGTGGGACCTACATGGGTGTGCTGTTTGGGAGGCGTCTGGCCAGCGGGACCGTGACAGTTAAGGGATTAACTTGACACACAAGACAGAAGTGATGTTATTAATTCTGTGGCTAATTCAAATGCTTTATTTACTGGATCTCCCAGCGCTGtgtatgttgattttttttttttcacggaAAGACCCTACATGTAACTCTTTGTTTGTATTTCAGGTGTGACTGCTGCAGATACAAATGAAGTAAAGATGAAGTCGGTGAAGGAGGGACAATATATCATGTTAGATACTGGCGTAATAATAGACCAAGGTGATTTAATTATGTGGTATTTTAATGACAATCGCATCGCTTATATCAGTTGGGGTCCAGAAATCTGGACATCtcggagattcagagacagactgcaGCTTGAtcatcaaactggatctctcAACATCAGAAACGTTAAAACCACAGACACTGGACAATATAAACTAGAGAtcaccaacagcagcagcatccaGCATTTCCTCAGCATTAGCAGCAACAGCATCAAGAGATTCAGTGTT
The nucleotide sequence above comes from Chanodichthys erythropterus isolate Z2021 chromosome 10, ASM2448905v1, whole genome shotgun sequence. Encoded proteins:
- the LOC137027985 gene encoding uncharacterized protein; translation: MNRPFVFLTVYVSLVHGLFGVDRDEVSVSVMEGDSVTLNTGVKTKQDIKWYFNSIRIAEITGNVSYSCTDVQCNEVNERFRDRLKLNHQTGSLTITNIRTEHDGLYHLEVISSSIISEKIFVISVHGVTAADTNEVKMKSVKEGQYIMLDTGVIIDQGDLIMWYFNDNRIAYISWGPEIWTSRRFRDRLQLDHQTGSLNIRNVKTTDTGQYKLEITNSSSIQHFLSISSNSIKRFSVTVSAVPGSGLSLGAVAVAVLLLFCWT